Proteins encoded by one window of Syntrophales bacterium:
- a CDS encoding IscA/HesB family protein yields the protein MLQVSQKASEMIKEFLKDREKPHSIRIFLTMGCSGPILGMALDEPQEGDELIIDGDLTFIIEKELLEEAKPIVVDFVSGPMGSGFTLTSSLKFFGGCGGDCSSC from the coding sequence ATGTTACAAGTATCGCAAAAGGCAAGTGAAATGATTAAAGAGTTTCTTAAGGATCGTGAAAAACCCCATTCTATCCGGATTTTCCTAACCATGGGATGTAGCGGTCCTATATTAGGGATGGCTCTAGATGAGCCTCAGGAGGGAGACGAGTTAATTATTGATGGTGATTTGACATTCATCATTGAGAAGGAACTTCTGGAAGAGGCAAAGCCAATTGTGGTGGATTTTGTGAGCGGGCCGATGGGTTCAGGATTCACATTGACATCCAGCCTTAAATTTTTTGGAGGATGTGGTGGTGATTGCAGTTCATGTTGA
- a CDS encoding nicotinamidase: MVTSGRQGLFLQEGDALVVVDVQNCFLPGGSLAVPNGDRIIEPLNQITDRFARKSLPIFFSRDWHPSNHCSFQSQGGPWPRHGVQDTEDAEFPPDLKIPVEAIIISKGMDKNKEEYSAFSGKDELGCSLEEHLRSSGIKRVFVGGLATDYCVLSTVLDILQGGYEVYVLADCVRAVDVKPGDGDRALAEMRGKGAHIINSTDIED, translated from the coding sequence ATGGTTACTTCTGGAAGGCAAGGTCTTTTCTTGCAGGAAGGAGATGCGCTTGTGGTTGTTGATGTTCAGAACTGTTTTTTGCCGGGAGGTTCTCTTGCCGTTCCTAATGGTGACAGAATTATTGAGCCTCTTAATCAAATAACTGATCGGTTTGCGAGAAAAAGCCTTCCCATCTTCTTTTCCCGGGACTGGCACCCGTCGAATCATTGTTCTTTTCAATCTCAGGGAGGACCATGGCCACGGCACGGTGTACAGGATACAGAGGATGCGGAGTTCCCTCCTGATCTGAAGATACCTGTGGAGGCTATAATCATCTCTAAAGGTATGGATAAAAACAAAGAGGAGTACTCTGCTTTCTCCGGAAAGGATGAGCTTGGTTGTTCACTCGAAGAACACTTGAGATCTTCAGGCATAAAGAGGGTTTTTGTTGGAGGTCTGGCAACAGATTATTGTGTTCTGAGTACTGTTCTTGATATCCTCCAGGGTGGCTACGAAGTATACGTTCTGGCTGATTGTGTACGTGCAGTAGATGTTAAACCAGGTGATGGTGATAGGGCACTGGCAGAGATGAGGGGAAAGGGCGCCCACATTATTAATTCAACGGACATTGAGGATTGA
- a CDS encoding nicotinate phosphoribosyltransferase produces MNPHRSPLLTDLYQLTMLEGYLQAGMDEEAVFEFFVRRLPSNRGFLVSAGLDTFLRFLEDMRFSEEEILFLERTGKFSQRLLSYLADFRFRGDVYAMPEGTIFFAGEPVVRVVAPLPEAQLVETRLINIIHYETLIASKAARCTLAASGRAVLVDFGLRRAHGAEAGILAARANFIGGFASTSNVLAEFVYGIPSAGTMAHSFIEAHDSEEEAFLNFARANPGNVTLLIDTYDTENGAKIAVRVAKVLAEEGIQVRAVRIDSGDLLQTSQKVRRILDESGFRNIGIFISGNIDEYIIKDLLGYGAPVNGFGVGTKLDTSEDVPYMDCAYKLMEYAGKPRFKKSEGKITIPGRKVVFRQSDGEIMKRDIVTVEGDYCEGQQLIIKVMEKGNRLIPECDLKVVAGYVREQLDRLPSHLKELKTEPPYPVEFSPALLQLQREAEILFSRMS; encoded by the coding sequence ATGAACCCCCACAGAAGTCCTTTGTTGACAGATCTTTATCAGTTGACGATGCTTGAAGGATACCTCCAGGCTGGTATGGACGAAGAAGCGGTTTTTGAATTCTTTGTTCGGCGATTACCTAGCAACAGGGGTTTCCTTGTATCTGCGGGTTTGGACACGTTCTTACGCTTTCTGGAGGATATGCGTTTTTCTGAGGAAGAAATTTTGTTTCTAGAGCGAACGGGCAAATTTTCTCAGAGGCTGCTCTCGTACCTTGCCGATTTTCGCTTTCGTGGGGATGTGTATGCGATGCCAGAAGGCACGATCTTTTTTGCCGGTGAACCTGTGGTTAGGGTAGTGGCTCCGCTACCAGAGGCGCAGCTCGTAGAGACGCGTTTGATAAACATAATCCATTATGAAACCTTGATCGCCAGCAAAGCGGCAAGGTGTACACTTGCAGCATCGGGAAGGGCAGTCCTTGTTGATTTTGGTCTCCGCAGGGCACATGGGGCAGAGGCAGGAATTCTTGCAGCGAGGGCTAACTTCATTGGCGGATTTGCTTCCACATCGAATGTATTGGCAGAGTTTGTGTATGGTATACCCAGTGCGGGGACAATGGCTCATTCCTTTATAGAGGCACACGACAGCGAAGAGGAGGCGTTTCTGAATTTCGCAAGGGCCAATCCTGGAAATGTCACACTGCTTATTGATACTTACGATACGGAAAATGGAGCAAAAATAGCTGTCAGAGTGGCGAAAGTACTAGCCGAAGAGGGAATTCAGGTCCGGGCTGTTCGAATTGACAGTGGTGATTTGCTACAAACGTCCCAAAAAGTGCGTCGTATTTTGGACGAGAGTGGGTTCAGAAACATAGGAATATTTATAAGTGGAAACATAGATGAATACATCATTAAGGATCTTTTAGGTTATGGTGCCCCAGTGAATGGTTTCGGTGTGGGTACTAAGCTTGATACCTCTGAGGATGTACCATACATGGACTGTGCCTATAAGCTTATGGAGTATGCAGGTAAACCGCGATTCAAAAAGTCTGAGGGGAAGATTACCATTCCTGGAAGAAAGGTGGTTTTCCGTCAGTCCGATGGTGAAATTATGAAACGAGATATTGTGACTGTTGAGGGTGATTATTGTGAAGGTCAGCAACTCATCATAAAGGTGATGGAGAAGGGCAATCGTTTAATCCCAGAGTGTGATCTTAAGGTAGTGGCGGGGTATGTTAGGGAGCAATTGGATAGATTACCTTCTCATCTGAAAGAATTGAAAACAGAGCCGCCATATCCTGTGGAATTTTCTCCTGCACTTTTACAGTTGCAGAGGGAGGCGGAGATTCTTTTTTCGAGAATGTCCTGA
- a CDS encoding tetratricopeptide repeat protein, which translates to MLQNNEDHPGEEGLEGKNPEEAVRVYQAMVELFPKDDSYRLKLAWAYLDNGQIEEAIACFEDIFEREVSRNVFTGFAFDELVRIYKQEGMTDRLVKLCERAAVAYPEDVSLLGDLGDAYMRAQLPHKAVEVFQRMIIMDPQDTMAYCRLGEALIVINDLKGAEEAFERAATIDPDGAGIYYEHMARAYLEVSMPEGALSALKLCIAFDATQPSYYLTMGDILVEMGDVEGAFGAYAQAADLRREFTGSYYHRLGNTLFKTSHFEEACRAFNLAAEAEPMTPIHLIRLAEASLAMGDEKQALEALAKLEKIQR; encoded by the coding sequence ATGCTGCAAAACAACGAAGATCATCCTGGAGAAGAAGGGTTGGAGGGGAAAAACCCTGAAGAAGCGGTAAGAGTCTACCAGGCTATGGTGGAACTTTTTCCAAAGGATGATTCCTACCGTTTGAAACTCGCTTGGGCGTACCTTGATAACGGACAAATTGAAGAAGCCATTGCGTGCTTTGAAGACATCTTCGAGCGTGAAGTTTCCCGAAACGTTTTTACTGGCTTTGCCTTTGATGAACTAGTTCGGATATACAAACAGGAAGGGATGACTGACCGTCTGGTTAAACTATGCGAGCGGGCAGCCGTGGCTTATCCGGAAGACGTTTCTCTTCTAGGGGACTTAGGTGATGCCTATATGAGGGCGCAATTGCCCCATAAAGCCGTTGAGGTTTTCCAGCGCATGATAATAATGGATCCCCAGGATACAATGGCATATTGCCGTCTGGGAGAAGCTCTGATCGTTATAAATGACCTGAAAGGTGCTGAAGAGGCTTTCGAACGGGCTGCAACTATTGATCCTGATGGAGCTGGGATATATTACGAACACATGGCTCGGGCCTACCTTGAGGTGAGCATGCCAGAGGGGGCTCTCTCCGCCTTAAAGTTATGTATAGCCTTTGATGCCACTCAGCCATCCTATTACTTAACCATGGGGGATATTCTCGTTGAGATGGGGGATGTGGAGGGTGCATTTGGGGCGTACGCACAAGCAGCTGATCTTAGAAGGGAATTTACTGGTTCCTATTATCACCGTTTGGGGAATACCCTTTTTAAGACGTCCCATTTTGAAGAGGCCTGTAGAGCATTCAACCTGGCTGCGGAGGCAGAACCTATGACTCCTATACATCTTATACGTCTGGCGGAAGCTTCACTAGCTATGGGCGATGAGAAACAAGCCCTTGAGGCTCTTGCTAAATTGGAAAAAATACAGCGGTGA
- a CDS encoding DUF362 domain-containing protein yields the protein MKVLVRKANYDYNSLREEVFQILDCLRTKSWKNKKVLIKPNLLLPSSPDQAICTHPMVVRAVCEYVIDCGAVPNVGDSPAMGSFQDILKNLKLDETLKNISVSCFPFTASTLVNCGPPFGHIELARDAIEADVVVNLPKLKTHSQMILTLAVKNLFGCVVGYRKVEWHLKAGVDRDLFALLLLSIAQKIAPEINLLDGIDALEGEGPGKRGQPRHLGVIIGSDNAIAVDVAVSRMLCIPVHHVPVLRVAEKLGLLKEDLHVEGNLPTIRDFKLPSVEPTLKGPVFLKNALRNLLLDRPQPDQKKCNFCGECSRICPAQAIAMTEEQVTIIYDKCIRCYCCIEVCPMAAMAKIESLPSRITKRFINSC from the coding sequence ATGAAAGTTCTCGTGAGAAAGGCGAACTACGATTACAATTCCCTCCGGGAAGAGGTGTTTCAAATCCTTGATTGTCTACGTACGAAATCATGGAAGAATAAGAAAGTACTAATAAAACCTAATCTTCTTCTACCATCGTCACCCGATCAGGCAATCTGCACCCATCCCATGGTTGTTCGTGCTGTCTGTGAATACGTCATTGATTGTGGAGCCGTTCCAAATGTAGGGGACAGCCCAGCCATGGGTTCCTTTCAGGATATTTTGAAGAATTTAAAACTGGATGAAACTCTGAAAAACATATCCGTTTCCTGTTTTCCTTTTACCGCGAGTACCTTGGTGAACTGCGGTCCCCCATTTGGCCATATCGAACTTGCAAGGGATGCTATTGAAGCCGACGTGGTGGTAAACCTTCCGAAACTGAAAACACACTCCCAGATGATTCTTACCCTTGCGGTTAAAAATCTCTTTGGATGCGTGGTGGGTTACAGAAAAGTGGAATGGCATCTCAAAGCAGGTGTCGATAGAGACCTTTTTGCCCTATTGCTCCTCAGTATCGCCCAGAAGATCGCCCCGGAAATCAATCTCCTTGACGGGATTGATGCCCTTGAGGGAGAAGGACCTGGAAAAAGAGGCCAACCCCGCCACTTAGGAGTGATTATAGGTTCCGACAATGCCATAGCGGTTGACGTTGCCGTTTCCCGCATGCTCTGTATACCGGTGCACCATGTACCAGTCCTACGGGTTGCGGAAAAATTGGGTCTCCTCAAAGAAGATCTACATGTGGAGGGAAATCTGCCCACCATAAGAGATTTTAAATTACCATCCGTAGAACCAACCTTAAAGGGACCAGTTTTTTTAAAAAACGCCTTAAGAAACCTGCTTCTTGACCGTCCCCAACCGGATCAAAAAAAATGCAATTTCTGTGGGGAATGTTCACGCATTTGCCCAGCTCAGGCAATAGCAATGACAGAAGAACAGGTAACTATAATCTATGATAAATGCATCCGGTGCTACTGTTGCATTGAGGTATGCCCCATGGCAGCAATGGCAAAAATAGAAAGCTTGCCGTCACGTATAACAAAGAGGTTTATCAACTCCTGCTAG
- a CDS encoding ribonuclease H-like domain-containing protein, whose translation MNKRVDTLFMHHFSYEKNTKTHTEKNIGLEEAVHGRILENESGTYFAVEETIQESAWHGCRCFRDLCVIDMDKVATLALDSELARFDISDGLFLDLETTGLAGGTGTVPFMIGLGYFEGSKFKLQQLFARDYNEERAVLTALQKLAHGKNFLVTFNGKAFDINLLSTRFIMNRLPNTFDSYRHCDLLPICRKLFSHRLADRSLLAVEETILGYERENDVPGYEIPKRYFLWLNSKNGLYLKDVFLHNKQDILSMVALIGALTELISPGININHHPGDLLQVGRMLLHQGKEEEAFFFFKKATEGKHSGIARDARKELSLLYKRKGNWTEATAIWEDMLRRNPADSFAAIELAKWYEHHVGRPDKALVYTEMALDVTDQSKVQEELEHRKKRLLKKISNRETFNKKSSFRSDYYQE comes from the coding sequence TTGAATAAAAGAGTAGACACTCTCTTCATGCACCATTTTTCATATGAAAAAAATACTAAGACGCATACAGAAAAAAACATTGGTTTGGAGGAAGCAGTACACGGAAGAATCTTAGAGAACGAATCAGGAACTTACTTCGCCGTCGAAGAAACCATACAGGAATCTGCCTGGCATGGTTGCAGATGTTTCCGTGATCTCTGCGTCATAGATATGGACAAAGTGGCAACCCTAGCCCTTGACTCCGAGCTGGCCCGTTTCGATATATCAGATGGTCTATTCCTCGACCTCGAAACAACAGGTTTGGCAGGAGGAACAGGTACAGTTCCTTTCATGATCGGTTTAGGATACTTTGAGGGATCAAAATTCAAACTCCAACAGCTCTTCGCCCGGGACTACAACGAAGAAAGGGCCGTACTCACTGCTCTTCAAAAACTTGCCCATGGGAAAAACTTCCTTGTGACATTCAATGGCAAGGCATTTGACATCAACCTTTTATCAACACGATTTATAATGAACCGCTTACCAAACACTTTCGACTCATACAGGCACTGCGACCTATTACCCATCTGTCGAAAACTCTTCAGCCACCGCCTTGCTGACAGAAGTCTCCTAGCCGTTGAAGAAACCATCCTGGGATATGAGAGGGAGAACGATGTGCCAGGATATGAAATTCCCAAACGATATTTCCTATGGCTGAATAGCAAAAACGGGCTTTACTTAAAGGACGTATTTCTCCACAATAAGCAGGATATTCTTTCCATGGTGGCGCTCATAGGAGCACTGACAGAGCTTATATCGCCGGGGATAAATATAAACCACCATCCAGGGGATTTACTTCAGGTGGGAAGGATGCTTCTCCATCAAGGTAAGGAAGAAGAAGCCTTTTTCTTTTTCAAAAAGGCAACAGAAGGAAAACACAGCGGTATTGCGAGGGACGCTAGAAAAGAGCTATCACTCCTCTACAAAAGAAAGGGCAACTGGACCGAAGCCACTGCAATATGGGAGGACATGCTTCGCAGAAACCCTGCAGATTCATTTGCGGCCATAGAGTTGGCCAAATGGTACGAACATCACGTGGGCCGTCCCGACAAGGCACTCGTATATACAGAAATGGCACTTGATGTTACAGACCAAAGTAAGGTCCAGGAAGAACTTGAGCATAGGAAAAAACGCCTTCTCAAGAAAATATCAAACAGAGAAACATTCAACAAAAAGTCCTCTTTCAGAAGCGATTATTATCAGGAATGA
- a CDS encoding ABC-F family ATP-binding cassette domain-containing protein — MICLRDITLSFYGKKIFDHLSWNIPDGSRIGLIGDNGAGKSTLLKIILGLVQPDSGAVEIVKKREKSIGYLPQDLAELEPVPLLEWLKKRCGITAAEKKIQDYEKQIAGCVCSLSPVSNHIGDNTENIRESLRLLMKSYDESLITFQKMGGYSFEARAKKVLHGLGFNEEDFNRQCTEFSGGWKMRILLAEILLASPDIMLLDEPINHLDTESLEWIEDYLSTYRGTLIIVAHDRVFLDKTVKYIAELSNGKLEIYKGNYSMYIQERKKRLLAREQALALQEAELEKVKAFVEKFRYNASRARQVQSRLRMLEKMETLEVPGETNLIKLRFPEAEKSGKIVLQVRNLGKWYQDKKVFSEVTLTITRGQKVALVGANGSGKSTFLRIIAGAERSTEGTVTYGTNVHLTYFAQESADNLNYSNTVWDEVSSVPSHLNNQQKRDLLGTFLFSGDDIYKKIEVLSGGEKSRLALLKVLLQPSNLLILDEPTNHLDIKTKEIFQEALLQYKGTVIIVSHDRYFLDSLVDTVIEFRNGSCTVYPGNYSYYIEKRHKDREETEKGKEVNRQKRDDDKAARERERRLEEKRIKREKERKIASIEERISQLENRKVELELAMANPENLRSAERMKNLKREYLSVNESLEKLYSEWETQLKEWEESK, encoded by the coding sequence ATGATCTGCCTTAGGGATATAACACTTTCTTTTTACGGAAAAAAGATTTTCGATCATCTGTCCTGGAATATTCCCGACGGAAGCAGAATAGGCTTAATCGGCGATAACGGCGCAGGTAAAAGCACTTTACTGAAGATCATTTTAGGTCTGGTTCAACCTGACTCGGGAGCTGTGGAGATAGTCAAGAAAAGGGAGAAAAGCATCGGTTACCTCCCGCAGGATCTGGCTGAATTGGAACCCGTCCCGCTCCTTGAATGGTTGAAAAAAAGGTGTGGTATAACGGCAGCGGAAAAAAAGATCCAAGATTACGAAAAACAGATCGCTGGCTGTGTCTGTAGCCTTTCGCCCGTTTCCAACCACATCGGAGATAATACGGAAAACATACGTGAAAGTCTAAGACTCTTGATGAAATCTTACGATGAATCCCTGATCACCTTCCAAAAAATGGGGGGTTACTCATTTGAGGCACGGGCAAAAAAAGTCCTCCACGGACTCGGTTTCAATGAAGAAGATTTTAATCGACAATGCACCGAGTTCTCCGGTGGCTGGAAAATGAGAATTCTCCTTGCCGAAATTCTTCTCGCCTCTCCTGACATCATGCTTCTCGACGAACCGATAAACCATCTCGATACCGAAAGCTTAGAATGGATCGAAGATTACCTGAGTACCTACAGAGGAACTCTTATTATCGTAGCTCACGACCGCGTCTTCCTCGATAAAACAGTAAAGTACATTGCAGAACTCTCGAATGGGAAATTAGAAATCTACAAAGGCAACTACTCAATGTACATACAAGAAAGGAAGAAACGATTACTAGCCAGGGAACAGGCACTAGCCCTTCAGGAGGCGGAACTGGAAAAGGTAAAGGCTTTCGTAGAGAAATTCCGTTACAACGCAAGCAGGGCCCGACAGGTTCAGAGTCGCCTGCGTATGCTGGAAAAAATGGAAACTTTAGAGGTTCCAGGAGAAACGAACCTGATTAAATTACGCTTCCCAGAAGCAGAGAAGAGCGGAAAGATTGTACTTCAGGTACGCAACTTAGGAAAATGGTACCAAGATAAAAAGGTTTTCAGTGAAGTAACCCTGACTATAACGAGGGGACAAAAAGTGGCCCTTGTAGGGGCAAACGGTTCAGGGAAATCAACATTTTTACGCATAATTGCCGGTGCAGAAAGAAGCACAGAAGGAACAGTAACTTACGGTACAAACGTCCATTTGACATACTTCGCCCAGGAAAGCGCAGATAATTTGAATTACTCGAATACGGTGTGGGATGAAGTTTCCTCTGTACCATCCCATTTAAACAACCAGCAAAAGCGAGATCTCCTAGGAACTTTCCTTTTTTCAGGAGATGACATCTACAAAAAAATCGAGGTGCTCTCAGGGGGAGAAAAATCCCGCCTGGCACTGCTCAAGGTGCTTCTCCAACCATCAAACTTGCTCATACTTGACGAACCTACAAACCATCTGGACATAAAAACCAAAGAGATCTTCCAAGAAGCATTACTCCAATACAAAGGTACTGTAATCATCGTCTCACACGACCGCTACTTTCTGGATAGTCTCGTTGACACAGTAATAGAATTTCGAAATGGTAGCTGCACAGTATACCCCGGCAACTACTCATACTACATTGAAAAAAGGCACAAGGACAGAGAGGAAACGGAAAAGGGGAAGGAAGTAAACCGACAGAAACGGGATGATGATAAAGCAGCACGGGAACGGGAACGTAGACTTGAAGAAAAACGCATAAAAAGGGAAAAGGAAAGAAAAATTGCTTCCATCGAAGAGCGTATATCTCAACTCGAAAATAGAAAAGTAGAGTTAGAACTTGCTATGGCAAATCCTGAAAACTTAAGGTCAGCGGAACGTATGAAAAACTTGAAGAGGGAATACCTATCTGTAAACGAGAGTCTAGAAAAGCTATACTCAGAATGGGAAACCCAATTAAAAGAATGGGAGGAATCGAAATAA
- a CDS encoding DUF4398 domain-containing protein: MRQFKSLFYATLFFTFIALILGGCAKPPEEEKAAAKGAMDAALAVGAQNYAPADFSTAKSAWEQAEKFMSDKKYEDAKKAYLSAKQAFDQAKVAAQTAKKAMTEEVTKAVAELEDSWKALVDKAKKVENKMKTDLDSWKADSKTFEDGLKTAKDTIATDPLKTKKKIDELKSIIEKWDAKVKELAAIPEKPAKGKKK; encoded by the coding sequence ATGAGACAGTTCAAATCGCTTTTTTACGCAACTTTGTTTTTTACGTTTATAGCCCTAATTCTCGGAGGATGTGCAAAACCTCCTGAAGAAGAGAAAGCAGCCGCTAAAGGCGCAATGGATGCCGCACTCGCGGTGGGTGCTCAGAATTACGCGCCTGCTGATTTCTCCACAGCCAAATCGGCCTGGGAACAGGCGGAAAAATTTATGAGCGACAAAAAATACGAAGATGCCAAAAAGGCCTATCTGAGTGCAAAGCAGGCTTTTGATCAGGCCAAAGTTGCAGCACAGACGGCGAAGAAAGCCATGACTGAAGAGGTTACAAAAGCCGTTGCTGAACTGGAAGATAGCTGGAAGGCACTCGTAGATAAAGCCAAAAAAGTGGAAAATAAAATGAAGACTGATCTCGATTCATGGAAAGCGGATTCTAAAACCTTTGAAGATGGTTTAAAAACAGCCAAAGATACCATTGCTACCGATCCTCTAAAGACAAAGAAAAAGATAGATGAACTAAAGAGTATAATAGAAAAGTGGGATGCCAAGGTTAAAGAACTGGCTGCCATTCCCGAAAAACCAGCAAAAGGCAAAAAGAAGTAG
- a CDS encoding DEAD/DEAH box helicase, whose amino-acid sequence MVKLTLKEWIQRAENNPRFMENVRAFRRIPPLPAEYVDYPTWVDKRLLEVLEKGGIKNLYSHQRDAIDLIRQGRNVVIVTPTASGKTLCYNLPVLQRILEEKETRAIYIFPTKALAQDQLHEINEITGKLRIPIAAFTYDGDTPNDARQAIRKHGHIIITNPDMLHTGILPHHTKWQKLFTNLRYVVIDELHIYRGVFGSHMANVIRRLSRICRFYGQDPVFICCSATVANPKEHAESLLERPVSLIAKSGAPRAAKTFILLNPPVINRELGIRQSPMVPAREIAADLVENAIQTIIFVTSRLNVEVLTKYLRDRFPGSVTEDHYPVAGYRGGYLPDLRRRIEAGLRRGDIKGVVSTNALELGIDIGDLDAAILFGYPGSIASTWQQAGRAGRRKEESVAILIARSTPMDQFLVENPEYFFSRSPEFCRINPDNLLILVQHIKSAAFELPFEEGEEFGGDKLNDILEYLTEKGILHHVGSRWHWSAESYPADEVSLRSVNPENVVVVDTTERGKNRVIAEVDWDSAFTSVYEGAIYMVESQQYLVDKLDLQRKIAYVHAVEVDYYTDAMTYTHVRVIDIFKSRQSNDVLIEHGELQVTTKVAGYKKIKFYTGENIGYGEVDLPEKEMHTTGYWFTIPFKELTKLPFTRSEIIDGLSGILYCLHHLAAMILMSDVRDIGEALGDKSGQWFVHHTVGEKRTFTASPFTNVPTITGTFNPTIFLYDAYPGGIGFSEILYEQHEKLIMSAEQLIRGCSCKKGCPSCVGPVPEIGSRAKGAALVILQNLNAK is encoded by the coding sequence ATGGTAAAATTGACCCTTAAAGAGTGGATCCAGAGGGCTGAAAACAACCCCCGTTTCATGGAGAACGTACGGGCTTTCAGAAGAATACCTCCTTTGCCTGCCGAGTATGTTGATTACCCAACCTGGGTCGACAAGCGTCTTTTGGAGGTTTTAGAAAAAGGAGGGATAAAAAATCTCTATTCCCATCAGAGAGATGCAATAGACCTCATCCGACAGGGAAGAAATGTGGTTATTGTTACACCTACAGCGAGCGGGAAAACCCTTTGCTACAACCTTCCCGTTCTGCAGCGTATACTGGAAGAAAAGGAAACAAGGGCAATCTACATATTTCCCACCAAAGCGCTCGCCCAGGATCAACTGCATGAAATAAACGAAATTACGGGAAAACTACGTATTCCCATTGCCGCCTTCACGTACGACGGCGACACACCCAACGATGCCAGGCAGGCCATCCGTAAGCATGGACACATTATCATAACGAACCCCGATATGTTGCACACTGGAATACTGCCACACCACACAAAATGGCAAAAATTGTTCACCAATCTTCGCTACGTAGTCATAGACGAACTTCATATCTATAGGGGAGTTTTTGGCTCCCACATGGCAAACGTCATTCGGCGACTATCCCGCATATGTCGATTCTACGGTCAAGATCCTGTATTCATATGCTGCTCCGCCACGGTGGCCAATCCAAAGGAGCACGCCGAATCCTTACTGGAAAGACCAGTATCGCTGATCGCCAAAAGTGGTGCCCCCAGGGCAGCTAAAACCTTCATTCTTCTGAATCCACCTGTCATTAACCGAGAATTGGGTATCAGGCAATCACCAATGGTGCCAGCCCGGGAAATAGCCGCCGATCTCGTTGAGAATGCCATACAGACAATAATATTTGTGACTAGCAGACTCAATGTGGAAGTATTGACAAAATACCTAAGGGATCGTTTTCCGGGCAGTGTAACAGAAGATCACTATCCAGTAGCGGGATACCGAGGAGGTTATTTGCCAGATCTGCGCAGGCGAATAGAAGCAGGGCTTAGAAGGGGTGATATAAAAGGCGTGGTATCCACGAACGCACTGGAACTGGGAATCGATATAGGAGATCTAGATGCCGCTATACTTTTTGGTTACCCTGGATCCATCGCCAGCACGTGGCAGCAGGCAGGAAGAGCAGGAAGGAGGAAAGAGGAGAGTGTAGCCATTCTCATAGCCCGTAGCACCCCAATGGACCAATTCCTCGTAGAGAATCCTGAATACTTCTTCTCCCGTTCACCGGAGTTCTGTAGAATCAACCCCGACAATCTCCTGATCCTTGTCCAGCACATAAAAAGCGCTGCATTTGAACTACCCTTTGAAGAAGGGGAAGAATTCGGGGGGGATAAACTCAATGACATTCTCGAATACCTCACTGAAAAAGGAATTTTACACCATGTGGGATCCCGCTGGCACTGGTCGGCAGAAAGTTACCCTGCCGACGAAGTGAGTCTAAGAAGCGTCAATCCCGAAAACGTAGTGGTGGTAGATACCACGGAAAGAGGAAAGAACAGAGTCATTGCAGAAGTGGACTGGGACAGTGCTTTTACCTCCGTCTATGAAGGAGCCATATACATGGTAGAGTCCCAACAATACCTAGTGGATAAGTTGGATTTGCAAAGAAAGATTGCCTACGTACACGCTGTAGAAGTTGATTACTATACCGACGCTATGACATACACACACGTACGTGTCATAGACATTTTTAAATCACGACAATCGAATGACGTCCTAATCGAACACGGAGAACTACAGGTAACTACAAAAGTTGCTGGTTACAAGAAAATAAAGTTCTACACGGGAGAAAATATAGGTTACGGTGAGGTGGATCTACCGGAAAAGGAAATGCACACCACGGGATACTGGTTTACCATCCCCTTTAAAGAACTCACCAAACTACCTTTTACTCGGTCTGAAATAATCGACGGTTTGTCAGGAATCCTCTACTGTCTCCATCACCTGGCTGCAATGATACTGATGTCTGACGTAAGGGATATTGGCGAAGCCCTTGGGGACAAAAGTGGCCAGTGGTTTGTCCACCACACCGTAGGGGAAAAAAGAACCTTTACAGCTTCCCCGTTTACAAATGTTCCCACAATCACTGGCACTTTTAACCCCACAATCTTCCTATACGACGCGTATCCGGGGGGCATTGGATTTTCCGAAATCCTCTACGAGCAACATGAGAAACTCATAATGTCAGCCGAACAACTAATTAGGGGCTGTTCCTGTAAAAAAGGGTGCCCCTCCTGCGTGGGACCTGTTCCTGAGATAGGGTCCCGAGCTAAAGGCGCAGCCTTGGTCATCCTCCAGAACCTTAACGCAAAATGA